Proteins encoded by one window of Sorangium aterium:
- a CDS encoding helix-turn-helix domain-containing protein, with amino-acid sequence MTSSHPPIGGLLREWRQRRRMSQLDLACEADISTRHLSFLETGRAQPSREMVIHLAERLDVPLRDRNQLLVAAGYAPLYPERSLGDPALAAARRAVDLVLAGHEPYPAVAIDRHWTLVAANGAIGPFLAGADAALLQPPINVLRLSLHPGGLAPRIENSTEWRAHLLSRLRRQIDVSSDPALVTLFEELIRYPSPEGSRRPEPAREPDPVTIAVPLRLRTEDGILSFLSATMVFGTPIDVTLSELAVESFFPADQATAEALRATARRRGQRPSAEESHRIPL; translated from the coding sequence ATGACGAGCTCACACCCGCCGATCGGGGGTCTCCTGCGCGAGTGGCGCCAGCGCCGTCGAATGAGCCAGCTCGACCTCGCCTGCGAGGCCGACATCTCGACACGCCACCTGAGCTTCCTCGAGACCGGCCGCGCGCAGCCGAGCCGCGAGATGGTGATCCACCTGGCGGAGCGCCTCGATGTGCCCTTGCGCGACCGCAACCAGCTCCTCGTGGCGGCGGGGTACGCGCCACTCTATCCGGAGCGCAGCCTCGGCGATCCCGCGCTCGCGGCGGCGCGCAGGGCGGTCGATCTGGTGCTCGCCGGCCACGAGCCCTATCCGGCGGTCGCCATCGATCGGCACTGGACCCTCGTCGCCGCGAACGGCGCGATCGGCCCATTCCTGGCCGGCGCCGACGCCGCCCTCCTCCAGCCCCCGATCAACGTGCTGCGCCTGAGCCTGCACCCAGGGGGCCTCGCGCCGCGCATCGAGAACTCGACCGAGTGGCGCGCGCACCTCCTCTCGCGCCTGCGCCGTCAGATCGACGTGAGCTCCGATCCCGCCCTCGTGACGCTCTTCGAAGAGCTCATCCGCTATCCATCGCCGGAAGGATCGAGGCGCCCTGAGCCCGCCCGCGAGCCCGACCCGGTCACCATCGCGGTGCCGCTCCGGCTCAGGACGGAGGACGGTATCCTGAGCTTCCTCAGCGCGACCATGGTCTTCGGCACGCCGATCGACGTCACCCTGTCCGAGCTCGCGGTCGAGTCGTTCTTCCCCGCGGACCAGGCGACCGCGGAGGCGCTGCGCGCGACGGCGCGACGCCGAGGACAACGGCCCTCTGCAGAGGAATCGCATCGAATCCCGCTCTGA
- a CDS encoding LysE family translocator, with product MSAEVLLACCMAIFVASIIPSPSMLLALAKGANHGWGAGALSGAGNIAATIVQAVASYVMILEVGGLSSSLLLGMKLVGALYIFYIGWTLMGIASSGSDREVAARSGSSWQHVRDGFMFAVVNPKAIVFFAALFPQFVGRSAAGGVIAMGVPIVTIGFACFMIYVVAGRVMVEILGNGRHVGKIFGICIMLCALALLFARIT from the coding sequence GTGAGCGCTGAGGTGCTGCTGGCCTGCTGCATGGCCATCTTCGTCGCGTCCATCATCCCGAGCCCATCGATGCTGCTCGCGCTCGCCAAGGGCGCCAACCACGGCTGGGGGGCAGGGGCGCTCTCCGGGGCCGGAAACATCGCGGCGACGATCGTCCAGGCGGTCGCTTCCTACGTCATGATCCTCGAGGTCGGCGGCCTGTCGAGCTCGCTCTTGCTCGGCATGAAGCTCGTGGGGGCGCTGTACATCTTCTATATCGGCTGGACGCTGATGGGCATCGCCAGTTCCGGGAGCGATCGTGAGGTCGCGGCGCGGTCCGGGTCGTCGTGGCAGCACGTCCGCGACGGCTTCATGTTCGCCGTCGTCAACCCCAAGGCGATCGTGTTCTTCGCCGCCCTCTTTCCCCAGTTCGTGGGGCGGAGCGCGGCGGGCGGCGTGATCGCGATGGGCGTCCCCATCGTCACCATCGGCTTCGCCTGCTTCATGATCTATGTCGTGGCGGGCCGCGTGATGGTGGAGATCCTCGGGAACGGGCGGCACGTCGGGAAGATCTTCGGCATCTGCATCATGCTGTGCGCGCTCGCGCTCCTCTTCGCCCGAATCACCTGA
- a CDS encoding serine/threonine-protein kinase translates to MPLHTGQMVTPSLRLVRILRRGGMGSIWVADRLPLKAQVAVKFMSPEYADDPGYVERFRREAVAAAQITSPHVAQVLDHGLTAEGMPYIAMELLRGEDLRVRISRQGRLPLGEVARIVAQAAKALGQAHRLGIVHRDIKPDNLFLTQVDGEIFVKVLDFGIAKRVRDLRVTSTGNVVGTPLYMSPEQLVTPRDLDFRADLWSLGVVAYHAMTGRTPFSGETLAALTLAVHRGRFTPPSAHRIDVPAAVDEWMARALQQDPSARFGSAKEMADALERALSSRKWGTETPAPAGAESVVEAPPVSSQDGVVTRRNPVMTSPSIPVVEADLCEDDGGDGTTAVLGTASGRKKRKRPSARMAAAAALGAVLAGASLFFGVRFAAPAADNAALAAVAPRGAGLASSTEATLLASVVEAPRPLLAPELQEPVQAAAAQPESAPASEASRSTTKKKPTARPARSPGRIKTAPSTGRHTRRIKPFPRNDIAMHR, encoded by the coding sequence ATGCCCCTGCACACCGGACAGATGGTGACGCCTTCGCTGAGGCTCGTGCGCATCCTCCGGCGCGGCGGGATGGGGAGCATCTGGGTTGCCGATCGGCTTCCGCTGAAGGCTCAGGTAGCCGTGAAGTTCATGTCGCCCGAGTACGCGGACGACCCGGGCTACGTCGAGCGGTTCCGGCGAGAGGCGGTCGCTGCGGCGCAGATCACGAGCCCGCACGTCGCGCAGGTCCTCGATCACGGCTTGACGGCGGAGGGCATGCCGTACATCGCGATGGAGCTCCTCCGCGGCGAGGACCTGAGGGTCCGTATCAGCCGCCAGGGCCGGCTGCCGCTCGGCGAGGTGGCGCGTATCGTGGCGCAAGCGGCCAAGGCGCTGGGGCAGGCGCACCGGCTCGGCATCGTCCACCGCGACATCAAGCCGGACAACCTGTTCCTGACCCAGGTGGATGGGGAGATCTTCGTCAAGGTGCTTGACTTCGGTATCGCCAAGCGGGTCCGGGACCTGCGGGTCACCTCGACGGGGAACGTGGTCGGGACGCCGCTCTACATGAGCCCGGAGCAGCTCGTCACCCCGAGGGATCTCGATTTCCGCGCGGATCTCTGGTCGCTCGGCGTCGTTGCCTATCATGCGATGACGGGGCGGACCCCGTTCTCCGGAGAGACGCTCGCGGCGCTCACGCTCGCCGTGCACAGGGGGCGGTTCACGCCGCCCAGCGCGCACCGGATCGACGTGCCGGCCGCCGTCGACGAATGGATGGCGAGGGCCCTTCAGCAGGATCCGAGCGCGCGCTTCGGGTCGGCGAAGGAGATGGCCGACGCGCTGGAGCGGGCGCTGTCGTCGCGCAAGTGGGGCACCGAGACGCCGGCTCCGGCGGGTGCGGAGAGCGTGGTCGAGGCGCCGCCCGTGAGCTCGCAGGACGGCGTGGTCACCCGGCGCAACCCTGTCATGACGTCCCCGTCGATACCGGTGGTCGAGGCGGATCTCTGCGAGGACGACGGCGGTGATGGCACGACCGCGGTCCTGGGCACGGCGTCGGGCCGCAAGAAGCGCAAAAGGCCATCCGCGCGGATGGCGGCGGCCGCCGCGCTAGGCGCCGTGCTGGCCGGCGCCAGCCTGTTCTTCGGCGTCCGGTTCGCCGCGCCCGCAGCCGACAACGCCGCGCTCGCCGCCGTCGCCCCCCGCGGCGCCGGGCTGGCGAGCTCGACCGAGGCGACGCTCCTCGCCAGCGTCGTGGAGGCACCCCGACCGCTGCTCGCGCCGGAGCTCCAGGAGCCGGTCCAGGCCGCGGCGGCGCAGCCCGAGAGCGCGCCCGCCAGCGAGGCCTCGCGGTCGACAACGAAGAAGAAGCCCACCGCGCGGCCCGCGCGATCCCCCGGGCGGATCAAGACCGCTCCGTCCACTGGGCGGCACACCCGACGCATCAAGCCCTTTCCCCGCAACGACATCGCGATGCACCGGTAG
- a CDS encoding alpha/beta fold hydrolase has protein sequence MPSLTVAGPVGALHIVDHPAAVPRPDAGAGSSREALPVVLVHGMVGHAGFWEATLAHVAGRRRALALDLRGHGASEPPPDADYTPAACAADVLAALDALALPRVALVGHSYGALVALAAAAAHPERVARLLLADPPRDFTQIPAEVQAQHFPPYLAALAADGWRDTAVATFNEALAGSTPATRETVLARVAATPHDRMLGMSRHLLEFEAVNALDRYLAAPGARAHAIVAPSNAWPQSLHALRPALTAVVLPETSHWLMLDAPAAFAAELEAWLDAA, from the coding sequence ATGCCTTCCCTGACCGTTGCGGGCCCTGTGGGCGCGCTCCACATCGTCGATCATCCGGCCGCCGTCCCTCGCCCCGACGCAGGCGCCGGCTCCTCGCGCGAGGCGCTGCCGGTCGTGCTCGTGCACGGGATGGTCGGCCACGCCGGCTTCTGGGAGGCGACGCTCGCGCACGTCGCCGGCCGACGGCGCGCATTGGCGCTCGATCTCCGGGGACACGGCGCGTCGGAGCCCCCGCCCGACGCGGACTACACGCCCGCCGCCTGCGCGGCCGACGTGCTCGCGGCCCTCGACGCCCTGGCGCTCCCCCGCGTGGCGCTCGTCGGCCACAGCTACGGCGCGCTCGTGGCGCTCGCCGCCGCGGCCGCCCATCCGGAGCGGGTCGCGCGCCTCCTGCTCGCAGACCCGCCCCGGGATTTCACGCAGATCCCGGCGGAGGTCCAGGCGCAGCACTTCCCGCCCTACCTCGCCGCCCTCGCGGCGGACGGCTGGCGTGACACCGCCGTTGCCACCTTCAACGAGGCGCTCGCGGGCAGCACGCCCGCGACCCGGGAGACGGTGCTGGCGCGCGTCGCCGCCACGCCGCACGACCGGATGCTCGGCATGTCCCGGCATTTGCTGGAGTTCGAGGCGGTGAACGCGCTGGACCGCTACCTCGCCGCGCCGGGCGCCCGCGCCCACGCCATCGTCGCCCCCTCGAACGCATGGCCGCAAAGCCTCCACGCGCTGAGGCCCGCGCTCACGGCGGTCGTGCTGCCGGAGACCAGCCACTGGCTGATGCTCGACGCGCCGGCGGCGTTCGCCGCCGAGCTCGAGGCGTGGCTGGACGCCGCCTGA
- the gstA gene encoding glutathione transferase GstA has product MKLYFSPGACSLSPHIALREAGLPFELEQVHLGTKKTRSGADFTSINPKGYVPALEIEGGEVLTEGPVIVQYIADRRPESGLAPPAGTLDRYRLQEWLSFISTELHKQFSPLFKPRAPDEQKNAARALLGRRFAFVARRLEDTTYLLGERFTVADAYLYTVMTWTRFAGVDLGGWPVLGRYRERVGARPAVQAAIEAERRR; this is encoded by the coding sequence ATGAAGCTCTATTTCAGCCCTGGCGCCTGCTCGCTCTCTCCGCACATCGCGCTGCGCGAGGCCGGCCTCCCGTTCGAGCTCGAGCAGGTCCACCTCGGCACGAAGAAGACAAGGTCGGGCGCCGACTTCACCTCGATCAACCCCAAGGGCTACGTGCCCGCGCTCGAGATCGAGGGCGGCGAGGTGCTCACCGAGGGGCCGGTGATCGTCCAGTACATCGCCGATCGGAGGCCCGAGTCGGGGCTCGCCCCCCCGGCCGGCACCCTGGACCGCTACCGGCTGCAGGAGTGGCTGAGCTTCATCAGCACCGAGCTGCACAAGCAGTTCTCGCCGCTCTTCAAGCCGAGGGCGCCGGACGAGCAAAAGAACGCGGCGAGGGCGCTCCTCGGTCGGCGCTTCGCCTTCGTGGCGCGCCGCCTCGAGGACACGACGTACCTCCTCGGCGAGCGGTTCACGGTGGCGGACGCGTACCTCTATACCGTGATGACGTGGACGAGGTTCGCGGGCGTCGATCTCGGCGGATGGCCCGTCCTCGGCCGCTACAGGGAGCGCGTCGGCGCCCGCCCTGCAGTGCAGGCCGCCATCGAGGCCGAGCGGAGGCGGTAG
- a CDS encoding adenylate/guanylate cyclase domain-containing protein, translating to MSRSPSDKDAPKKATVSPVPSRGTPPETIPSRASASSSSALPSAPPLTRSSAGSGSALPPAPASNRGGSTLPPPQQHAPPPARGSHFPADARVRRDRPSVPLSPHGAYASQEARGWRERPTAAAAAAARAGYTLQDPFDRWDPSEGSPAAPATQPPEPPSSRIPEASRHEDAGRGHAPASSPGKRTATGGLPAAHQPAASARPSAGREPQRLHEPHGGGHDPYTPINQILGYTRLLVASLQGKVAPQHIEDIRNIELASRKLLTIVQAMENGDEDAPSSVKVSIPSPHEEPAVHAEIEGSGRGTILVVDDSRGNRDVLCRVLQNNGYRTASAEDGPRALGLAARERFDAVLLDVNMPGISGLGVLSALRQSRSQAELPVIMVTTRGASEDVVESLKLGANDHVTKPIDFDILLGRLDTQLTLKRSREQLSQLAAELSVKSEFIRKTFGRYLSDDVVNRLLSSPEAQLLGGEEREVTIMMTDLRSFTTMTENMPPDVVMRLLNGYLGEMARIIVARGGTIIEFIGDAILALFGAPFPAGDDTRRAVACALEMQMAMDAVNEKNSAEGLPTLQMGIALNTGPVVVGNIGSEARTKYGVVGAQVNLTSRIESCTVGRQILIADTTRRAAGAGLLLGQSHALAVKGFSNRVLVHEVLGLDNPERLYLPERRVEILSLSSPLPVVCARLAGKRVEGEPQSAFILGLSPFGAVLRLHPRPAPFTNLQIHPSGPLAEQLGGELHAKVIELDARADDVVRIHFTSSPPGLAAFVQKLHRAEA from the coding sequence ATGAGCCGATCCCCCTCCGACAAGGACGCGCCCAAAAAGGCAACGGTCAGCCCCGTGCCGTCGCGAGGGACCCCGCCGGAGACGATCCCGTCGCGCGCCAGCGCCAGCAGCAGCAGCGCCCTGCCGTCGGCGCCGCCCCTGACACGGAGCAGCGCCGGCAGCGGCAGCGCCCTGCCGCCGGCGCCCGCCTCGAACCGCGGGGGCAGCACCCTCCCGCCTCCTCAGCAGCACGCGCCGCCCCCGGCGCGCGGCAGCCATTTCCCGGCCGACGCGCGCGTGCGGCGGGATCGACCGAGCGTCCCGCTCTCTCCGCACGGCGCGTATGCGTCGCAGGAGGCGCGCGGCTGGCGAGAGCGGCCGACCGCCGCGGCCGCCGCCGCGGCGCGCGCCGGCTATACCTTGCAGGATCCGTTCGATCGGTGGGACCCGTCCGAGGGCTCCCCCGCTGCGCCAGCGACCCAGCCGCCCGAACCGCCGAGCTCGCGGATCCCGGAGGCGTCGCGCCACGAAGACGCCGGCCGCGGCCACGCGCCGGCCTCGTCGCCGGGCAAGCGCACGGCGACCGGCGGGCTGCCCGCCGCGCACCAGCCGGCGGCGTCGGCCAGGCCGTCCGCGGGGCGCGAGCCGCAGCGGCTCCACGAGCCGCACGGCGGAGGCCACGATCCGTACACGCCCATCAACCAGATCCTCGGCTACACGCGCCTGCTCGTGGCGTCGCTGCAGGGCAAGGTCGCGCCGCAGCACATCGAGGACATCCGCAACATCGAGCTCGCGTCGCGCAAGCTGCTCACCATCGTGCAGGCGATGGAGAACGGCGACGAGGACGCGCCCTCGAGCGTGAAGGTCAGCATCCCCTCTCCGCACGAGGAGCCCGCTGTCCACGCCGAGATCGAGGGCAGCGGGCGCGGCACCATCCTCGTTGTCGACGACAGCCGAGGCAACCGCGACGTCCTCTGTCGGGTGCTGCAGAACAACGGCTACCGCACCGCGTCCGCCGAGGACGGACCCCGCGCGCTGGGGCTCGCCGCGCGCGAGCGCTTCGACGCCGTGCTGCTCGACGTGAACATGCCCGGCATCAGCGGCCTCGGCGTGCTCTCGGCCCTGCGCCAGAGCCGGTCGCAGGCCGAGCTCCCGGTGATCATGGTGACCACGCGCGGCGCGAGCGAGGACGTCGTCGAGTCGCTCAAGCTCGGCGCCAACGACCACGTGACGAAGCCGATCGACTTCGACATCCTGCTCGGGCGGCTCGACACGCAGCTCACGCTGAAGCGCTCGCGCGAGCAGCTCTCGCAGCTCGCGGCGGAGCTGTCGGTCAAGAGCGAGTTCATCCGCAAGACGTTCGGCCGCTACCTGAGCGACGACGTGGTGAACCGCCTGCTCTCCTCGCCCGAGGCCCAGCTCCTCGGCGGCGAGGAGCGCGAGGTGACCATCATGATGACGGACCTCCGCAGCTTCACGACGATGACCGAGAACATGCCGCCCGACGTCGTCATGCGGCTCCTGAACGGCTACCTCGGCGAGATGGCGCGCATCATCGTCGCGCGCGGCGGCACGATCATCGAGTTCATCGGCGACGCGATCCTCGCGCTCTTCGGCGCGCCGTTCCCGGCGGGCGACGACACCCGCCGCGCGGTCGCCTGCGCGCTGGAGATGCAGATGGCGATGGACGCGGTGAACGAGAAGAACAGCGCCGAGGGCCTGCCGACGCTGCAGATGGGCATCGCGCTCAACACCGGCCCGGTCGTCGTCGGCAACATCGGCTCCGAGGCGCGCACGAAATACGGCGTGGTCGGCGCCCAGGTGAACCTGACGTCCCGCATCGAGTCGTGCACGGTGGGCCGCCAGATCCTGATCGCGGACACCACGCGCCGCGCCGCGGGCGCGGGCCTCCTGCTCGGCCAGAGCCACGCGCTGGCCGTCAAGGGGTTCTCGAACCGTGTGCTGGTCCACGAGGTCCTGGGCCTCGACAACCCCGAGCGGCTCTACCTGCCCGAGCGGCGGGTCGAGATCCTCTCGCTCTCGTCGCCGCTGCCGGTCGTGTGCGCGCGCCTCGCGGGCAAGCGGGTGGAGGGCGAGCCGCAGTCCGCCTTCATCCTCGGGCTCTCCCCCTTCGGCGCCGTGCTGCGGCTGCATCCCCGGCCCGCGCCCTTCACGAATCTCCAGATCCACCCGTCCGGCCCGCTCGCCGAGCAGCTCGGCGGCGAGCTGCACGCGAAGGTGATCGAGCTCGACGCGCGCGCCGACGACGTCGTGCGCATCCACTTCACGTCGTCACCGCCGGGGCTCGCGGCGTTCGTTCAGAAGCTGCACCGCGCCGAGGCATAG
- a CDS encoding DUF4336 domain-containing protein, translated as MLQAIAEDVWAYERDFRLPFGDLPARTTVVRRADGGIVIHSPLAFDDDTAREIDALGEVRALVAPSCLHHVFLRAATERWPRASVLGAPGLEKKLSGLRFTPLPRSGAAPEIGDDLDVRLIEGAPYIAEHVFLHARSRTLIVTDLLFNVHEARSFAMKVFLWVGGVWRKTAQDHVWRVLVRDRAAAARSVADVLAWDFERVVVAHGDVIEGEAKDRTRSALAWIGAGAGRLLPGR; from the coding sequence ATGCTGCAGGCGATCGCCGAGGACGTGTGGGCGTACGAGAGGGACTTCCGGCTGCCGTTCGGCGATCTGCCAGCGCGCACGACGGTCGTGAGGCGGGCCGACGGCGGGATCGTCATCCACTCGCCGCTGGCGTTCGATGACGACACCGCCCGGGAGATCGACGCGCTCGGCGAGGTGCGCGCCCTCGTCGCCCCGAGCTGCCTCCACCACGTCTTCTTGAGGGCCGCGACCGAGCGCTGGCCGCGCGCGAGCGTGCTCGGGGCGCCCGGGCTCGAGAAGAAGCTCTCCGGCCTTCGCTTCACCCCGCTGCCCCGATCCGGCGCCGCGCCGGAGATCGGCGACGATCTCGACGTCCGCCTCATCGAGGGCGCACCGTACATCGCGGAGCACGTGTTCCTGCACGCGCGGTCGCGGACGCTCATCGTGACGGATCTCCTCTTCAACGTGCATGAGGCCCGCAGCTTCGCCATGAAGGTCTTCCTCTGGGTCGGCGGCGTGTGGAGGAAGACCGCCCAGGACCACGTGTGGCGCGTGCTCGTGAGGGACCGCGCCGCGGCGGCGCGCAGCGTCGCCGACGTCCTCGCGTGGGACTTCGAGCGCGTCGTCGTCGCCCACGGCGACGTCATCGAAGGCGAGGCGAAGGACCGGACGCGCAGCGCGCTCGCGTGGATCGGCGCCGGTGCTGGCCGGCTCCTGCCTGGGAGATGA
- a CDS encoding acyl-CoA dehydrogenase family protein, translating into MSPGSPTPPATAGSAALIERARRLATLVLAPSANATDQAAAVPREHLRALADAGLLGTATPACYGGHGAPPHVAREVLEILAGACGVTAFVHMQHAAACPLIARGDNEALKERVLPRFAAGERFCTVGFSHVRRPGPPMVNVEPDGDRFRFDGTVPWLTGHGIADDAVIAGALPDGRLMYVLTPLEAGNSIEASPPLRLSAMNASATVSLTLRDLRVGPEQVITTLTREQQAARDAAGLLTPSALSLGAAGAAAALLADLAERRGSARLADAARAFEEERESARAEVDAWADRPEAEGQAEHAVRVRAWCIDLGVRAAHAAVAATGGSANLLDHAAQRLFREAMLYSLTAQTRDLQTATVQRLLERATRPRSG; encoded by the coding sequence ATGTCCCCCGGATCGCCCACGCCGCCTGCCACGGCCGGCTCCGCCGCGCTGATCGAGCGCGCCCGCCGGCTCGCGACGCTCGTGCTCGCCCCTTCGGCGAACGCCACGGATCAGGCCGCGGCGGTTCCCCGAGAGCACCTCCGCGCGCTCGCGGACGCAGGTCTCCTCGGGACCGCGACGCCCGCATGCTACGGCGGCCACGGCGCCCCGCCGCACGTCGCGCGCGAGGTCCTGGAGATCCTCGCCGGTGCCTGCGGTGTGACGGCGTTCGTCCACATGCAGCACGCCGCCGCGTGCCCGCTCATCGCGCGCGGCGACAACGAGGCGCTCAAGGAGCGCGTCCTGCCTCGTTTCGCCGCCGGCGAGCGGTTTTGCACCGTCGGCTTTTCGCACGTCCGCCGCCCGGGCCCGCCGATGGTCAATGTCGAGCCCGACGGCGACCGGTTCCGCTTCGACGGCACCGTGCCCTGGTTGACCGGCCATGGGATCGCCGACGATGCGGTCATCGCCGGCGCGCTCCCCGATGGTCGCCTGATGTACGTCCTGACGCCGCTGGAGGCGGGGAACTCCATCGAGGCATCGCCGCCGCTCCGCCTGAGCGCGATGAACGCCTCGGCCACGGTGTCGCTGACGCTGCGCGATCTGCGCGTCGGCCCCGAGCAGGTGATCACGACCCTGACGCGCGAGCAGCAGGCCGCCCGCGACGCCGCGGGCCTGCTCACGCCGTCGGCGCTCTCCCTGGGCGCCGCCGGCGCCGCCGCGGCCCTGCTCGCGGACCTGGCGGAGCGCCGCGGCAGCGCGCGCCTGGCGGACGCCGCGCGGGCGTTCGAGGAAGAGAGGGAGTCCGCCCGCGCCGAGGTCGATGCATGGGCGGACCGGCCGGAGGCGGAGGGCCAGGCAGAGCACGCGGTCCGCGTTCGCGCCTGGTGCATCGATCTGGGCGTCAGGGCCGCGCACGCCGCGGTCGCTGCGACCGGAGGCAGCGCCAACCTCCTCGACCACGCCGCGCAGCGCCTCTTCCGCGAGGCGATGCTCTATTCGCTCACGGCCCAGACGCGCGATCTGCAGACAGCGACGGTCCAGCGGCTGCTCGAACGGGCGACCCGCCCCAGGTCGGGGTAA
- a CDS encoding DeoR/GlpR family DNA-binding transcription regulator encodes MQNNADTSGLMVAERRQHILAVLERDGKVVAAELSRAFGVSEDTIRRDLREMANEGLLQRVHGGGLPVSRVNPSFPARERQRPKAKEELARAAATLIKRGQVVFIDSGTTNVAVARHLPRDLEATVVTNSPPVAIALSEHPRVEVVLLGGRVRKDPLAAADGVTIAGVRQIRADLCYLGVCTLDPTFGVTTLDLDESYVKRAMVEASAEVVALVTADKLGTVSPYVVAPLSELTWLFTERGVSQEALAPYRAAGVTVTQDLEAEPA; translated from the coding sequence GTGCAAAACAACGCAGACACCTCCGGCTTGATGGTGGCCGAGCGGCGCCAGCATATTCTCGCAGTACTGGAACGCGACGGGAAGGTGGTGGCGGCAGAGCTGAGCCGTGCTTTCGGGGTCTCGGAGGACACGATCCGGCGCGATCTGCGCGAGATGGCGAACGAGGGGCTCTTGCAGCGGGTTCACGGCGGCGGCCTGCCGGTCTCGCGGGTGAACCCGAGCTTCCCTGCGCGCGAGCGGCAGCGGCCGAAGGCCAAGGAAGAGCTCGCGCGGGCCGCGGCGACGTTGATCAAGCGGGGTCAGGTGGTGTTCATCGACAGCGGGACGACCAACGTGGCCGTGGCGCGCCACCTCCCGCGCGATCTCGAGGCGACGGTCGTGACCAACAGCCCTCCCGTCGCCATCGCGCTCTCGGAGCACCCGCGGGTGGAGGTGGTCCTGCTGGGCGGGCGCGTGCGCAAGGATCCGCTGGCCGCCGCCGACGGGGTGACCATCGCGGGGGTGCGCCAGATCCGGGCGGACCTCTGCTATCTGGGGGTGTGCACGCTCGATCCCACGTTCGGCGTCACCACGCTGGATCTGGACGAGTCGTACGTGAAGCGGGCGATGGTGGAGGCCTCCGCCGAGGTCGTCGCGCTGGTGACCGCGGACAAGCTGGGCACCGTGTCACCGTACGTGGTCGCGCCGCTGAGCGAGCTCACATGGCTGTTCACCGAGCGCGGCGTGTCGCAGGAGGCGCTCGCGCCCTACCGGGCCGCGGGCGTCACCGTCACGCAGGACCTCGAGGCGGAGCCGGCCTAG
- a CDS encoding Uma2 family endonuclease: MTSLAFAMPAEIVDPSVVAPPGDLYSNEPPMESYQHLVQMILLLESLELFWKDRADFFAAGNLTIYFSPKQLKTEHFRGPDFFVVLGTERRPRKSWVVWEEDGRYPNVIVEVLSESTESTDRGLKKQIYQDVFRTPDYFWFHPETLELSGFHLVDGQYEPLSPDASGRLWSAQLELFLGVEEGQLRFFTPEGELVPAGKELAKRAESAEQRAESAEQRAESAEQRAESAEQQAMRLAARLRELGVDPDTLK, translated from the coding sequence ATGACGTCCCTCGCCTTCGCGATGCCGGCGGAGATCGTCGACCCGAGCGTCGTCGCCCCGCCGGGCGATCTGTACAGCAACGAGCCGCCGATGGAGAGCTACCAGCACCTCGTCCAGATGATCCTGCTGCTCGAGAGCCTGGAGCTCTTCTGGAAGGACCGGGCCGACTTCTTCGCCGCGGGGAACCTGACCATCTACTTCAGCCCCAAACAGCTCAAGACCGAGCACTTCCGGGGCCCTGATTTCTTCGTCGTGCTCGGCACCGAGCGGAGGCCGCGCAAGAGCTGGGTCGTCTGGGAAGAAGACGGCCGGTATCCGAACGTGATCGTGGAGGTGCTCTCGGAGAGCACCGAGAGCACCGATCGCGGCCTCAAGAAGCAGATTTACCAGGACGTCTTCCGGACGCCGGACTACTTCTGGTTCCATCCGGAGACGCTCGAGCTCTCGGGCTTCCACCTCGTCGACGGGCAGTACGAGCCGCTCTCCCCCGATGCTTCCGGACGGCTCTGGAGCGCTCAGCTCGAGCTCTTCCTTGGCGTCGAGGAGGGGCAGCTTCGCTTCTTCACCCCCGAGGGCGAGCTCGTGCCCGCAGGCAAGGAGCTCGCGAAACGGGCCGAGTCCGCCGAGCAGCGCGCCGAGTCCGCCGAGCAACGCGCCGAGTCCGCCGAACAGCGGGCCGAGTCCGCCGAGCAGCAGGCAATGCGGTTGGCGGCGAGGCTCCGGGAGCTCGGCGTCGATCCCGACACGCTCAAGTAG